TCTCCTTCGCTGCAACCGGTGCATCGTGATGAATGACGCGGACCAGGGTAAAGTCGTCGTTGCGCAATCCATGCTTGCGGCCGTAGGCGACCATCGCGGCAAAGCTCTCTGGCGTACTCAGCTTCCGGTACAGCCACCTCCACAATGGTCGCCCGTCTTCCTGCTGTTTCAGCAGCCAGGCGGCCATCGCATCGCTGGCGAGCAGAAGCATGTCTCCATCGCGCAGGCTGCCCGTGCTGATTTGGATCCGTTCGTGCGGCGGTTCGCCGTCCGATCTCGAGCCGATCAGATACGGGCTCATGGTGAATTGCGACGATTGCTGCAAGGGGAACGCTTTGAGCACCCGCATCCCTTTACCGACGTCATCGACCTGCATGAGGCAACAGTCACCAACGGCCAGCGCCGTCCACCGGTTCTGGTGAGCGTCAATCTCGACGCCGAGAAACGCCGCGAACGCGCCCTGCTCGGCCTTTTCGCTGGCGAACCAGGGGAGCGGGCGTCCCGCCAATCTTCGCCGCCAGAGGCGGCGCGCGGCCCCAAGCCGCGCAAAAAACTCCGCCCCGGCGAGCTCACTGCGCACATAGCTTTCGGCGAGCAACACCGCCCAGAGCTTGGCGAAACTGCTTTCGGTGGCGCCATCGGCCACCGCCACGCGGATGCCGGCCGGGGTACGAGTTTGCCGATGCGCCCATGCATCCTCGTATTCCTCAACACTGTTGCCCGACTTTGGGCAACAGAAGGCCTTGATGTCGCACGGGTTGGCCGCCGTGGCGTGGTTCACCGCCGGAGCTGCCCACTGGTCTCAGCGCAGGCGCACATTAGCCGGCCGCGTGCCGATATCGAGAAAATGGATTACGTGCAACGGCTGCGCGTTGAAGATGAATCCGCGCGAGTCTTCCGCGGCCGGCAAACCCAGCTCCGTCGCGCGTGCAACCATGAACGGTGTGAGCGTCGATGACGCGTCAAACAGCGCCTTGGCATACTGATCCGGAAGTTTGTTGGCGTTGCCCGGCAATTCGATCGATGGCCCGGCCGTCGACGACAGATGGATGTTGAAGAGCAACGCCGAACCGTCCTCGCCGCCGACCGCCGTCAACTTACGCGCCGCGGCCACGAGATCTCCATCCGTTGCCTCGCCGTCGGTGATGTTGATGACGATCGGCGGAAATCCCTGCGGATGCTCCTGGCACCACGTCTCGACAATCTTGGTTGCGTCCTTGAGCGCGGCGCACATCGGAGTACCCCCTTTCCCATATGGGTCGAACCAGACTGGAAATTTCACAGTTTGGTCCATCACCCCGCCGGCGCCATCGTCCGATTGCTTTGTTCGTTCTTCGATGCGCAACGGCTTGCTTGCCAATTCACTGATCGGTACCAAAGAGCGCCCGCTCAGCTCACCGCCGAGCGCCGGTTTACAGCTGTCTTCGCTGTAGCCCAGCACACCGACGTGAAAGTAGTCGTAAATAGAGTCCGATTTGGCGCAACGGATGCACAGATTATGAATAAGCTTGTTGAGTATCGTCGCCAGCTCCTCGGCCTTCCTTCTGCCAGCCTCTCCGCCGCCAAAAGCGTCTTCCATCGACTCCGACTGGTCGATCAAAAACAAGAAACAACCCGGGGTCTTACGACTGATTTCGGCCTGGTATGCCATGGTTTCCCTCCAAAGAGTTCATGGCGAACGCGGTGCCGTCGACAGTGTTCCTTTCTCGTTGCGGTCCTTGAGAAGCTTTACATCGTCGTACACGCCGCGCGGGAATCCGTTGTACCCGGTTGCGAGCAGTAAGCCGTCCGCCGACACAGTCACGGCGCCGACAAGGCAATCTGGGTCTTTCGACTTTCGGGCCACGGTCATGGCGATCTCAAGAAAGTACTCATCCCAGTCGGCGATGTGGAGGCGCGGGTCCGACCCGTCACGTATGCAGGGGGTAGAGGAAGCACCGTTGTCTGCCATGTCCAGCGGACTACTCGCAAGAATGGGACCAAGGCATCGGTAGAGTGAGCTTCGAGAGAGTCGCTTGTGATTTTCGAGACTTGCTGAACGGCGTCAGACAGCAGCTTTGGCCGCGTGTCAGGCGGTCACACCAGGTCACGAGCAGGTGACACAACGAGATGCCGGCCACATCGATACGGCTGGCAGCCCGGCGCCGAGCACGCTGCACCGGACGCAACCCAGGCGCAACCACGCCTCCCCCCGCCGTCATAGGCCGAGGAAGAGTGCCCGCTTTCACAGGGAGTCTCGTTACGCGTCGCCTAGCCCGCGCGCGAGGGTAACTCGCCCCACGTGAACCCCCAGGCACACGGGGCGGAGGCTGGATCCGACGAAGCGATCAGCGTGTGATTTCGTCGCCGCGCCAGCGAATCAGCTTGCCCCGCTGGACAGCCGGGCAGATCTCTCCCCTGGCTTTCCGGCGGAGCAAGGTCTTCGGGCTCAGATTCAGGCGGGCGGCCATCTGAGAGGTTGCCAGCAGCTCTCCACGTCGGCCCGGCGCCATGTGGTCGAGGACGCGGGCGAGCGTATCAAGCGCGGCGAGGTAGGGGGCCCAGGCCGCTTCCTCTCCCTGGCAGACCAGGTCCTCTAGTCGACCGAGCCGCGCCAGGAGAAGCTGCACTGAGCGCTCTAGGCGGGACGTCGCATCGACTGTGGCTTTCATACGTGGGCCAGCGCTAACGATCCCTGAGACATTCACGCTCCGGCGCACCCGTTGGTTCCCGCAGCACCACGGTCAGATGTGCATGAATCAAGAACGGCTTACGGAGACGACAAACATCCCGCCGCGCGCTCACGGAGATCTTGCCGTACCGCCCGGGGATGACCGGAAAGCCCTCGGCGTCGGCCTGGACCCGGAACAGATACGGGTTGGCCCCTAACCGGAGGCGCTGTACGGCACGCTGCTGCTCCGATAGCTGTCTGCGATTTGCTTCAGGGATCACCGGTCACCAGATCAGCTCCGATACGAGAGCCTCGACAAGGGCGTGGGAGATGCTGAACGCGCGAACTCATGTGTCAACGGCTAGCGAGCGAACAATGTGCCAAAACCAGTTCGTAAGGCTCGACGTCTCGCAAGTCCTCAAAGAATCGGGCAACCCTCTACGCCGAGCGAACGTGCCTGAAAACGTGCCCGCGGCGGGCTACGCTCGGCCCACAGTGAGCCAACGGGAACCAACGGAACAAGAGGTAACCCCTCGGCGAATCGGCGATTCGCCGAGGGGTTCTGGTGCGAGTCACGGTCTCATAACCCAAAAGGTCGCTGGTTCAAATCCAGCCCGCGCAACCACGGAAGATGAGGGGCTAGGGAACGCGACTCCCTAACCCCTCCGTGCTTTTGTCCGTATCGTGTCCGTGTTCTACCGCGCAGAGGCTTCGGCAGCGGAGCGGAGCGGGGTCACGTTCGAGGCGGCGGGCAGGGAAGCGACGTAGGCGGTGGTTTTCACCACCGCGTCCCGTAGGTCAGCCTCCGCGACGATGTTGTAGCGGTCGAAGATAGCGCGAGTGCGGTGGCCGCTGATCTTCATGGCGACGGCCGGGTCCACACCAGCGCGGACCAGGCCCACCAGGCCGGGCAGGCCACCGCAGGGGCGGCCTGCAAGCCAGCAGGCGACGCGATTGGGGACCGCCGCGTCGACGGCCTCGCCGATCACGCCCTCATCGAGGGGACGCCCGCGGCCCGTTCAATCCCATGACCTTGATGATCACGGCGGTGGATGCCAAGAGAGACCTCGATAACGGGTGGCCGCGGCGCCGCAGTGTGAGTGCGGGACGACGCTCCGCATGACGGCGGCGCACTGCATGACGTGTGCGGCCGCGCAGCGTTCGCCGGTCCGGATGAGACTTGAGGGACTATCTCCGTGCCCTCACCGCGAGCCGATCGGCAAGCCAATCGAACAAGGCAGGGATGGTGTAGGGGAATCCATCGTACGAACAATGAATGGAGCCCGGCTCCCCGGGCTTATAAAGGATGAGCTGCTTCTCGGTCCGCGCCTCGTCATAGATGCGCTGCGCATGCCGCGCGGGCACGAGGTGGTCGTCCTCGCCGTGAACGACGAGGAGCGGGCAGGAGATCTTGTCTACCACGCCCTTCAGGGAAAAGGCCTTCAGTCGCTCTCGGGCGTCCTCGAGGTCCTTCGCTCCCGTGAGCCAGCGCAGCTGGTTCCGGATGGAAGGATAGGTGTCGTAGAGGTCGACACCGTCGTACAGGGCGCCGAAGATCGCGCAGGCGCTCAGGCGCTTCTCGAAGGCGGCCGCCCGCGCCGCGTAATAGCCGCCGAAGCTCCTGCCAATGAGGGCGATCCGGCTGTCATCGACCTCCGGCCGTCGTTGGAGATAATCGATCGCGGCGCCCACGGGTACCTCGTAATCGTGGCGGCTCACGATCCTGCGATGACGGAGGGTCTCGCCCTGTCCCGGCATGTCGACCACGAGTAACGCCATGCCGCGCTCGATGGCCGCTCTCCCGCCCAGGAAATACAGCTCCTCCTTCAGCACGTCGGCCCCGGCTACGTACACGAGGCCAGGCGCCTTCTTCCCGCCCTCGTTCATGGCCGGGTAGAAGTATCCGGGCAGCGTGGTGTCCTCGTACGGCACCTCCACCTGTTCCAGAGGCGGCGTGAAGTAACGGCCGGCGGCTCGGAAACACGCGACGCAGCGGTCGTAGGTGTGAACGCGTCGCGTGTCCTCGGGGAGAAGGAAGAACTCGGCCCAGCGGTAATAGTTGCAGGCGCGCAGATAGTGATCGCGGGCGCTGATCGTGTGACCGGCCGCTTGCGCCTGTCTTCCCAGGCCGTCAATCTCCTCGGCGAGGTGCAGCCACTCGCGGTACCACGACTCCTTGTCGCCCAAGGTCATGCGCTCCGCGGCCCGGTAGATCTCGTTGAACTCGCCGCCGCCGTAAATCCCTTCGGCGATCGGACGGATCAGA
This genomic interval from Candidatus Methylomirabilota bacterium contains the following:
- a CDS encoding protein phosphatase 2C domain-containing protein; the encoded protein is MNHATAANPCDIKAFCCPKSGNSVEEYEDAWAHRQTRTPAGIRVAVADGATESSFAKLWAVLLAESYVRSELAGAEFFARLGAARRLWRRRLAGRPLPWFASEKAEQGAFAAFLGVEIDAHQNRWTALAVGDCCLMQVDDVGKGMRVLKAFPLQQSSQFTMSPYLIGSRSDGEPPHERIQISTGSLRDGDMLLLASDAMAAWLLKQQEDGRPLWRWLYRKLSTPESFAAMVAYGRKHGLRNDDFTLVRVIHHDAPVAAKER
- a CDS encoding vWA domain-containing protein → MAYQAEISRKTPGCFLFLIDQSESMEDAFGGGEAGRRKAEELATILNKLIHNLCIRCAKSDSIYDYFHVGVLGYSEDSCKPALGGELSGRSLVPISELASKPLRIEERTKQSDDGAGGVMDQTVKFPVWFDPYGKGGTPMCAALKDATKIVETWCQEHPQGFPPIVINITDGEATDGDLVAAARKLTAVGGEDGSALLFNIHLSSTAGPSIELPGNANKLPDQYAKALFDASSTLTPFMVARATELGLPAAEDSRGFIFNAQPLHVIHFLDIGTRPANVRLR
- a CDS encoding alpha/beta hydrolase, whose protein sequence is MFKMWPQDFDWSWHLIRPIAEGIYGGGEFNEIYRAAERMTLGDKESWYREWLHLAEEIDGLGRQAQAAGHTISARDHYLRACNYYRWAEFFLLPEDTRRVHTYDRCVACFRAAGRYFTPPLEQVEVPYEDTTLPGYFYPAMNEGGKKAPGLVYVAGADVLKEELYFLGGRAAIERGMALLVVDMPGQGETLRHRRIVSRHDYEVPVGAAIDYLQRRPEVDDSRIALIGRSFGGYYAARAAAFEKRLSACAIFGALYDGVDLYDTYPSIRNQLRWLTGAKDLEDARERLKAFSLKGVVDKISCPLLVVHGEDDHLVPARHAQRIYDEARTEKQLILYKPGEPGSIHCSYDGFPYTIPALFDWLADRLAVRARR